A genomic window from Arthrobacter sp. FW305-BF8 includes:
- a CDS encoding protein kinase domain-containing protein gives MAVQPGIAEGAVIGERYRVVEQIGSGAMANVYRAVDLSLEREVALKIINRSNAAHETARDDDAEVKVLATLNHHSLITLLDAGVDREEPGRTRIYLVMELVEGPDLKRRLAEGPLSSRHTAEIGYDVADALAYIHESGVVHRDVKPGNILVFDYQHDTARMHAKLTDFGIALMADAPDLNDGGFLGTAGYLSPEQAKAEPIGPPSDVYSLGLVLLESLTGQQAFPGDPLQSALARLMDDPHIPEDVEPEWRLLLAAMTARNPEDRPSTTEVSQALYELSLSSRGKHKVDATVIPADEEARMEAVHSYGILDTPPDGAFDTVTALAARMFSVPVAIVSIVDHDRIWFKSHHGLDVEQISREPGLCASAILQDDLWVVENAPEDPRTLLNPLVAGEFGLKFYAGAPLKTRNGYNLGTLCILDFEPRTMTDEDCANLRDLAAVVMTDLELRLEAAAGLPAPQASGVVH, from the coding sequence ATGGCCGTACAACCCGGCATTGCAGAAGGCGCAGTCATTGGCGAACGGTACCGGGTGGTGGAACAGATCGGTTCCGGAGCCATGGCCAACGTGTACCGGGCCGTCGACCTGTCCCTCGAGCGCGAAGTCGCCCTCAAGATCATCAATAGAAGCAACGCCGCCCATGAAACAGCCCGTGATGATGACGCCGAGGTCAAAGTCCTGGCGACCCTGAACCACCACAGTCTTATCACGCTCCTTGACGCCGGCGTGGACCGGGAAGAGCCCGGCCGCACCCGCATCTACCTGGTCATGGAGCTGGTGGAAGGCCCGGATCTCAAGCGCCGCCTCGCCGAAGGCCCGCTCTCTTCCCGGCACACGGCCGAAATTGGCTACGACGTGGCGGACGCCCTCGCCTACATCCACGAAAGCGGCGTGGTCCACCGGGACGTCAAGCCCGGGAACATCCTGGTCTTCGACTACCAGCACGACACCGCCCGCATGCACGCAAAGCTGACGGATTTCGGCATCGCCCTGATGGCAGACGCGCCGGACCTGAACGACGGCGGATTCCTCGGCACCGCTGGCTACCTCAGCCCGGAGCAGGCGAAGGCCGAACCCATTGGCCCGCCCAGCGATGTTTACTCCCTGGGCCTGGTGCTGTTGGAGAGCCTGACCGGGCAGCAGGCATTTCCCGGCGACCCGTTGCAGAGCGCCCTTGCCCGCCTGATGGACGACCCCCACATCCCTGAGGATGTGGAGCCTGAGTGGCGCCTCCTCCTGGCGGCCATGACGGCCAGGAACCCGGAGGACAGGCCGTCGACTACCGAGGTGAGCCAGGCCCTGTATGAGCTTTCCCTAAGCAGCCGCGGAAAGCACAAGGTGGACGCCACCGTCATTCCCGCCGACGAGGAGGCGCGGATGGAGGCCGTGCACAGCTACGGCATCCTCGACACTCCCCCGGACGGCGCCTTCGACACAGTCACCGCCCTGGCTGCCAGGATGTTCTCGGTGCCGGTGGCCATCGTGTCGATCGTGGACCATGACCGGATCTGGTTCAAGTCCCACCACGGCCTGGACGTGGAGCAGATCAGCAGGGAACCGGGCCTGTGCGCGTCGGCGATCCTGCAGGACGATCTCTGGGTGGTGGAAAACGCGCCGGAGGACCCGCGGACGCTGCTCAATCCGCTGGTCGCTGGCGAGTTCGGCCTGAAGTTCTACGCCGGCGCTCCCCTCAAGACCCGGAACGGCTACAACCTAGGCACCCTCTGCATTCTGGAC